A part of Paraliobacillus zengyii genomic DNA contains:
- a CDS encoding DUF342 domain-containing protein, with product MEPLQEVFELSVSTDKMHASLHAKETFDPEELTVELILKWLKEQKITVGIQAEAIEKLVANFQEDLLPLKIALGTYPVHGINGKIDYVCEQDDNIELEEKRNFRDVRKIPSLKEKEKIAIVSDPVPGIVGLNIYGKKVPAKSGKPIRMRAGKNVEFNESDQSFYATADGQLSIGANVIQVFDTYEVSGDLSLKTGNLNFVGSIIIRGNVPSGYRVEAEGDIHIYGLVESAYIHAGGNVFISEGIAGQRKGTIIAGADVTVNYINQAIVDAGKDIIVHNAIMHSHCVAQEHIYCQNGHIIGGVCSAGKTIEARDIGNKMDTKTEIAIGINQEHAEEETKLLKEKESLHENKEKLRVLGESLHKKAESNVGLTSKERIFLLKQRNSVKQTDLKLDKIEEELSLLHVELGDVEQVRLIVKGILHENVDLSFGKYQMTTKITQKFTQVYLDNGEITTKAL from the coding sequence ATGGAACCTCTTCAGGAAGTATTTGAGTTGAGTGTGTCAACCGATAAAATGCATGCCTCACTTCATGCGAAAGAGACTTTTGATCCAGAAGAACTAACTGTAGAACTAATTTTAAAGTGGTTAAAAGAGCAAAAAATAACAGTAGGTATTCAGGCAGAAGCGATAGAAAAATTAGTTGCGAATTTTCAAGAAGATTTGTTACCACTAAAAATTGCTTTAGGTACATATCCTGTTCATGGAATTAATGGCAAAATTGATTATGTCTGTGAACAGGATGACAATATTGAATTGGAAGAAAAAAGAAATTTCCGTGATGTTAGAAAAATTCCTTCTCTTAAAGAAAAGGAAAAAATTGCAATAGTATCGGATCCAGTGCCGGGAATTGTTGGACTGAATATTTACGGAAAAAAAGTACCTGCCAAATCTGGAAAGCCAATACGGATGCGTGCGGGTAAAAATGTTGAATTTAATGAAAGTGATCAGTCGTTTTATGCTACAGCTGACGGTCAATTGAGCATTGGAGCAAATGTCATCCAAGTATTTGATACATATGAAGTTAGTGGAGATTTGTCTTTAAAGACAGGCAATCTTAATTTTGTTGGGTCTATTATTATTCGAGGTAATGTTCCCTCAGGATATCGTGTAGAAGCAGAAGGAGATATACATATATATGGTTTAGTGGAATCTGCTTACATTCATGCGGGTGGTAACGTGTTTATTTCAGAAGGCATTGCCGGTCAGCGTAAAGGTACAATTATTGCAGGTGCAGATGTCACAGTTAATTACATTAATCAAGCTATTGTTGATGCGGGTAAAGATATCATCGTACATAATGCAATTATGCACAGCCATTGTGTTGCACAAGAGCATATTTATTGCCAAAATGGACATATCATTGGTGGTGTTTGTTCAGCAGGTAAAACGATAGAAGCAAGGGATATCGGTAATAAGATGGATACTAAAACAGAAATTGCTATCGGAATCAATCAGGAACATGCTGAAGAAGAAACAAAATTACTTAAAGAAAAAGAAAGTTTACATGAGAATAAAGAAAAGCTTCGGGTCTTAGGTGAAAGTTTACATAAAAAAGCCGAATCTAATGTTGGTTTAACCTCAAAAGAGCGCATATTTTTATTGAAGCAACGTAATTCAGTAAAACAGACGGATCTGAAATTGGATAAAATTGAGGAAGAACTTTCCTTGTTGCATGTGGAGCTAGGTGATGTAGAACAGGTTAGGTTAATTGTTAAAGGCATCTTACATGAAAATGTTGATTTATCTTTTGGTAAATATCAAATGACAACAAAAATCACCCAGAAGTTTACACAAGTATATTTAGACAATGGTGAAATAACCACGAAAGCACTATAA
- a CDS encoding DUF6115 domain-containing protein, whose protein sequence is MVYFLLLISFLLHVFTFITIKVLKDRIMEPDDVIEKQAQQQKEMEELLAVYLLEIREENEKIVSMFEKQKSSSKKNNVSSPPKINNEQEKKYEKAVQINETVTSNEPEPITEYQPPIGDDFQDTVEQSLSAQVLSLYNQGESIESIARKLDSGKTEIELMIKFHKKNS, encoded by the coding sequence ATGGTATATTTCTTATTATTAATAAGTTTTTTATTACATGTGTTCACATTTATTACGATTAAAGTTTTAAAAGATCGTATCATGGAACCCGATGATGTTATAGAAAAACAAGCCCAGCAACAAAAAGAAATGGAAGAACTACTTGCTGTTTATTTGTTAGAAATAAGAGAAGAAAACGAAAAAATAGTTAGCATGTTTGAAAAACAGAAAAGCAGCAGTAAGAAAAATAATGTATCTAGTCCTCCAAAAATAAATAATGAACAAGAGAAAAAGTATGAGAAAGCAGTTCAGATAAATGAGACGGTAACATCTAATGAACCTGAACCTATAACTGAGTATCAGCCACCGATAGGTGATGATTTTCAGGATACAGTAGAACAATCATTATCTGCACAAGTATTATCTTTGTATAATCAAGGTGAATCTATTGAGTCTATTGCAAGAAAATTAGATTCAGGTAAAACAGAGATTGAACTAATGATAAAATTCCATAAAAAAAACAGTTGA
- the rpsB gene encoding 30S ribosomal protein S2: MAVISMKQLLEAGVHFGHQTRRWNPKMKKYIFTERNGIYIIDLQKTVKKVDEAYNFVKQIGENGGTILFVGTKKQAQESVRDEAIRSGMFFINQRWLGGTLTNFGTIRKRINRMKDIERMQEDGTFEVLPKKEVVGLMKERDRLDKFLGGIKEMKKVPDALFIIDPRKERIAVAEAHKLNIPIVGIVDTNCDPDEIDYVIPANDDAIRAVKLLTGKMADAILESKQGEELEEVEAPNATEAEATEQKEAEAAVKE; the protein is encoded by the coding sequence ATGGCAGTAATCTCAATGAAACAACTTCTTGAAGCTGGTGTACATTTCGGTCACCAAACTCGTCGTTGGAATCCAAAGATGAAGAAATACATCTTTACAGAAAGAAACGGTATTTATATCATCGATCTTCAAAAAACAGTTAAAAAGGTAGATGAAGCTTATAATTTTGTAAAACAAATTGGCGAAAATGGCGGTACTATTCTTTTTGTAGGTACTAAAAAACAAGCACAAGAGTCTGTTAGAGACGAAGCGATTCGTTCAGGTATGTTTTTTATTAACCAACGTTGGTTAGGTGGAACACTAACAAACTTCGGTACTATCCGTAAACGTATTAATCGTATGAAAGATATTGAACGTATGCAAGAAGACGGTACTTTTGAAGTACTTCCTAAAAAAGAAGTAGTAGGCTTAATGAAAGAAAGAGATCGTCTTGACAAATTCCTTGGTGGAATTAAAGAGATGAAGAAAGTTCCTGATGCTTTATTTATCATTGATCCACGTAAAGAGCGTATCGCTGTTGCAGAAGCACACAAATTGAACATCCCGATCGTTGGTATTGTAGATACTAACTGTGATCCTGATGAAATTGATTATGTAATTCCAGCAAATGATGATGCTATTCGTGCAGTAAAACTTCTTACTGGTAAAATGGCAGACGCTATTTTAGAATCAAAACAAGGTGAAGAACTAGAAGAAGTTGAAGCTCCTAATGCTACAGAAGCTGAGGCAACTGAGCAAAAAGAAGCGGAAGCTGCAGTAAAAGAATAA
- the tsf gene encoding translation elongation factor Ts, translating to MAVTAQMVKELREQTGAGMMDCKKALTETNGNMEEAIDFLREKGISSAAKKSDRIAAEGSAYVMVDGNTAVLLEVNCETDFVTKNDQFKSILEELAKHLLSQKPANVEAALQQPLHGEGEVLEQFIHANIAKIGEKLSLRRFSIFEKTDADAFGAYIHMGGNIGVVTILEGTTDEAFAKDVAMHIAAVNPRYVTRDAVATEEVDKEREVLKTQALNEGKPEKIVEKMVEGRLSKFFEEICLLEQSFVKDPDQKVKKLVADKGATVKGFVRYQVGEGMEKREDNFAEEVMNQVNKK from the coding sequence ATGGCAGTAACAGCACAAATGGTAAAAGAACTGCGCGAGCAAACTGGTGCGGGTATGATGGATTGTAAAAAGGCTTTAACAGAAACAAACGGTAATATGGAAGAAGCAATTGATTTTCTTAGAGAAAAGGGTATTTCAAGTGCAGCTAAAAAATCTGATCGTATTGCAGCAGAAGGTTCTGCATATGTAATGGTTGACGGTAATACTGCTGTATTATTAGAAGTTAATTGTGAAACAGATTTTGTTACAAAAAATGACCAATTCAAGTCAATCTTAGAAGAATTAGCAAAACACTTATTATCACAAAAACCAGCAAATGTTGAAGCAGCACTTCAACAGCCATTACATGGTGAAGGTGAAGTATTAGAGCAATTTATTCATGCTAACATTGCAAAAATTGGTGAAAAATTATCTTTACGTCGTTTCTCTATTTTCGAAAAGACAGATGCTGACGCTTTTGGTGCTTACATTCATATGGGTGGAAATATTGGTGTTGTAACTATACTTGAAGGCACAACAGATGAAGCTTTCGCTAAAGATGTTGCGATGCATATTGCTGCAGTAAATCCTCGTTATGTGACACGTGATGCTGTTGCAACTGAAGAAGTAGACAAAGAGCGTGAAGTACTTAAGACACAAGCTTTAAATGAAGGTAAGCCAGAGAAAATTGTTGAAAAAATGGTAGAAGGTCGCTTAAGTAAATTCTTTGAAGAAATTTGTTTGCTTGAACAGAGTTTTGTTAAAGATCCAGATCAAAAAGTTAAAAAACTAGTTGCAGATAAAGGAGCAACTGTTAAAGGCTTTGTTCGTTATCAAGTCGGTGAAGGTATGGAAAAACGTGAAGATAACTTTGCTGAAGAAGTAATGAACCAAGTAAACAAAAAATAA
- the pyrH gene encoding UMP kinase has product MTTAHYQRIVLKLSGEALSGEKGYGLEPSVIKSIATQVKEIAELGVEIAIVVGGGNIWRGKVGSEMGMDRANADYMGMLATVMNSLALQDSLENQGIQTRVQSSIEMRQVAEPYIRRKAIRHLEKKRVVIFAAGTGNPYFSTDTTAALRAAEVDAEVILMAKNNVDGVYTSDPKLNKDAVKYEELTYLQMLNDGLGVMDSTASSLCMDNDIPLLVFSVMEEGNIKRAVLGEKIGTIIRGR; this is encoded by the coding sequence ATGACTACTGCCCACTATCAAAGAATTGTGTTAAAATTAAGTGGAGAAGCGCTAAGTGGAGAAAAAGGTTATGGACTTGAACCAAGTGTAATTAAATCGATAGCTACGCAAGTAAAAGAAATTGCAGAGTTAGGTGTTGAAATTGCAATTGTAGTAGGCGGCGGTAATATATGGCGCGGTAAAGTTGGAAGTGAAATGGGAATGGATCGTGCAAACGCTGATTACATGGGTATGTTAGCAACAGTAATGAACTCCTTAGCTTTGCAAGATAGCTTGGAAAACCAAGGAATTCAAACGCGTGTTCAATCATCGATTGAAATGCGCCAAGTTGCCGAGCCATATATTAGAAGAAAAGCAATTCGTCACTTAGAAAAAAAACGGGTTGTTATATTCGCGGCTGGTACAGGTAATCCATACTTTTCTACTGATACAACGGCGGCACTACGAGCTGCTGAAGTAGATGCTGAAGTAATCTTAATGGCAAAAAATAATGTAGACGGTGTGTATACATCAGATCCTAAATTAAACAAAGATGCAGTTAAATATGAAGAACTTACTTACTTACAAATGTTAAATGATGGACTTGGTGTAATGGATTCTACAGCTTCATCGTTATGTATGGATAATGATATTCCGCTTCTCGTTTTTTCAGTTATGGAAGAAGGAAATATTAAGCGCGCCGTACTTGGTGAAAAAATCGGTACAATTATAAGGGGGAGATAA
- the frr gene encoding ribosome recycling factor, whose protein sequence is MSQAVINDLKSKMAQAVQSFSKQLSTVRAGRANPALLNNVFVDYYGAPTPLNQLATISVPEARLLLIAPFDKTSIPDIEKGIQKADLGLAPSSDGNVVRISIPALTEERRKELVKVVGKYAEESKVQIRNIRRDSNDQLKKDEKNGDITEDELRGFQDDVQKETNNYISEIDEIVKSKEKEILEV, encoded by the coding sequence ATGTCACAAGCAGTAATTAATGATCTAAAGTCAAAAATGGCTCAAGCAGTGCAATCTTTTTCTAAACAATTATCGACGGTAAGAGCAGGCCGTGCTAATCCTGCATTATTGAATAATGTGTTTGTTGATTATTACGGTGCCCCAACACCTTTAAATCAACTTGCAACGATATCGGTACCAGAAGCACGTTTATTACTAATTGCACCTTTTGATAAAACATCTATACCGGATATTGAAAAAGGAATTCAAAAAGCGGATTTGGGATTAGCGCCTTCTAGTGACGGAAATGTTGTACGTATTAGCATTCCAGCACTTACAGAAGAACGTAGAAAAGAATTGGTAAAAGTTGTTGGCAAATATGCCGAAGAATCTAAAGTTCAAATTCGTAATATTCGTCGTGATTCAAATGATCAATTAAAAAAAGATGAAAAAAATGGCGATATAACAGAGGATGAATTAAGAGGTTTCCAGGATGATGTTCAAAAAGAAACCAATAACTATATTTCTGAAATTGATGAAATAGTAAAATCAAAAGAAAAAGAAATATTGGAAGTCTAA
- a CDS encoding isoprenyl transferase — protein MSIFRFPFFKNKNSKKQLIEENDRINDAFALPEHVAIIMDGNGRWAKKRGLPRFAGHKEGMDNVKDIVRVANKHHIKVLTLYAFSTENWKRPKSEVEYLLKLPKEFIHTYLPELIRENVQIKTIGAFDLLPEHTKKAVQAAKDKTSENDGLILNIALNYGSRYEIIQAIKHIAKDVETNQLDMDQLDESVFSNYLFTSDLKDPDLIIRTSGEQRLSNFLLWQAAYSEFWFTDVYWPDFNEKVFEQALVDYQNRKRRFGGL, from the coding sequence ATGTCGATTTTTAGATTTCCTTTCTTTAAAAATAAAAACTCTAAAAAGCAGTTAATTGAAGAAAATGATAGAATAAATGATGCTTTTGCACTACCTGAACATGTTGCAATCATAATGGATGGAAATGGTCGTTGGGCTAAAAAACGTGGACTTCCAAGGTTTGCTGGTCATAAGGAAGGTATGGATAATGTAAAAGATATTGTACGTGTAGCAAACAAGCACCATATTAAAGTACTTACTTTATATGCTTTTTCGACAGAAAACTGGAAAAGACCTAAATCAGAAGTAGAATATTTACTTAAATTACCTAAAGAATTTATACATACATATTTACCAGAGCTAATTAGAGAAAATGTTCAAATTAAAACAATTGGAGCATTTGATTTACTACCAGAACATACGAAAAAAGCTGTACAAGCTGCGAAAGACAAAACGAGTGAAAATGACGGACTCATTCTAAACATTGCGTTAAATTATGGTAGTAGATACGAAATAATACAAGCGATAAAACATATTGCGAAAGATGTAGAAACAAATCAGTTGGATATGGATCAGCTTGATGAATCTGTATTCTCCAATTATTTATTCACAAGTGATCTAAAAGATCCAGATTTAATTATTCGAACAAGTGGAGAGCAACGTTTAAGTAACTTTTTATTGTGGCAAGCAGCCTATTCAGAATTTTGGTTTACTGATGTGTATTGGCCTGATTTCAATGAGAAAGTATTTGAGCAAGCGTTAGTGGATTATCAAAACCGTAAGCGTCGCTTTGGTGGTTTATAG
- a CDS encoding phosphatidate cytidylyltransferase, producing MMQRVITAIIAILLFFPFVFIGGWPFYIVMFLIGSIGLLELLYMKKMTQYPIPTAFTLLLLWTLLFDFKIDKSEIMLIIVLLLLSYTVLVKNKFTFEDAGFLLLSAMYIGLGFYYFIETQQAGLEFIFYGIVIILATDTGAYFFGKAFGKRKLWPEISPNKTIEGALGGIFLACVVAVIFQLIAPVHSSILIVLLVTIFASIFGQVGDLVESAFKRYYNVKDSGKILPGHGGILDRFDSWLFVFPFLHFIQFVS from the coding sequence ATGATGCAAAGAGTAATCACAGCAATTATAGCAATACTGCTTTTCTTCCCGTTTGTTTTTATAGGCGGATGGCCCTTTTATATAGTAATGTTCTTAATTGGTTCAATTGGTCTGTTAGAACTATTGTACATGAAGAAGATGACGCAATATCCAATTCCAACTGCTTTTACACTTCTTTTATTATGGACGTTATTATTCGATTTTAAGATTGATAAATCAGAAATAATGTTGATTATTGTTTTATTGTTATTAAGTTATACTGTACTTGTTAAAAATAAGTTTACATTTGAAGATGCTGGTTTTCTGTTATTATCAGCTATGTATATTGGTTTAGGTTTTTATTACTTTATTGAGACACAGCAAGCTGGATTAGAATTTATTTTTTACGGGATAGTTATTATTTTAGCCACTGATACAGGTGCATACTTTTTTGGGAAAGCATTTGGTAAGCGAAAACTGTGGCCAGAAATTAGCCCGAATAAAACAATTGAAGGTGCATTGGGTGGAATCTTTTTAGCTTGTGTTGTTGCGGTTATTTTTCAACTAATTGCACCAGTACATTCCTCTATACTGATCGTATTACTTGTAACTATTTTTGCAAGTATATTTGGGCAAGTGGGCGATTTAGTGGAATCTGCTTTTAAACGATACTATAATGTAAAAGACTCCGGAAAAATACTACCTGGTCATGGTGGGATTTTAGATCGATTTGATAGTTGGTTATTTGTCTTTCCATTTCTGCATTTTATTCAATTTGTTTCATAG
- the dxr gene encoding 1-deoxy-D-xylulose-5-phosphate reductoisomerase: MKHITLLGATGSIGLQTLDVIRHHPTDFSIHALAFGKNVKQAVPLINEFKPTKVVVFDNETRQLLKKEVSSVQILIGNEGLVEVSVDIETDVLVNAVVGSVGLDATMHAIQANKTIAIANKETLVMAGHLVMEKARKHQVTLLPIDSEHSAIFQCLQGENSKEVNRLILTASGGSFRDKTRKELEDVTVDDALKHPNWKMGKKITIDSATMMNKGLEVIEAHWLFDIQYDAIDVILHKESIIHSMVEFHDKSVIAQLGTADMRTPIQYALTYPSRLALPQTKRLDLLEIAELHFAKLDFERFPCLHMAYQAGKVGGTMPTVLNAANEIAVQLFLQDKINFLQIESIIERVMNEHEVITYPDLEVIQAIDKETRIKVASFLK; this comes from the coding sequence ATGAAACATATCACTTTACTCGGTGCCACTGGTTCAATAGGGCTGCAGACCTTAGATGTGATTCGACATCATCCAACTGATTTTTCGATCCATGCATTGGCTTTTGGCAAAAATGTTAAACAAGCCGTTCCTTTAATAAATGAATTCAAACCAACTAAAGTTGTTGTTTTCGATAATGAGACAAGGCAGTTATTAAAGAAAGAAGTTTCATCTGTTCAGATATTAATAGGAAATGAAGGCCTGGTAGAAGTTAGTGTGGATATAGAAACAGATGTTTTAGTAAATGCTGTAGTAGGTAGTGTGGGACTAGATGCGACAATGCATGCCATACAAGCGAATAAAACAATTGCGATTGCGAATAAAGAAACATTAGTAATGGCAGGGCATTTAGTAATGGAGAAGGCGAGAAAGCATCAGGTAACCCTATTACCGATTGACAGCGAGCATTCTGCTATTTTTCAATGCCTACAAGGCGAGAACAGTAAAGAAGTGAACCGCCTTATATTAACTGCATCTGGTGGTAGTTTTAGAGACAAAACAAGAAAAGAATTAGAAGATGTTACGGTTGATGATGCGTTAAAGCACCCAAACTGGAAAATGGGTAAAAAAATAACAATTGACTCAGCGACTATGATGAATAAGGGATTAGAAGTGATAGAAGCACATTGGTTATTTGATATCCAATATGATGCAATCGATGTTATATTACATAAAGAGAGCATTATTCATTCCATGGTAGAATTTCATGATAAAAGCGTAATCGCGCAATTAGGTACAGCTGATATGCGTACACCAATCCAATATGCATTAACATATCCATCACGTTTAGCATTACCACAAACAAAGCGATTAGATTTATTAGAAATAGCAGAACTACATTTTGCTAAATTAGATTTTGAACGTTTTCCATGTTTGCATATGGCTTATCAAGCTGGTAAAGTTGGCGGAACAATGCCAACGGTGTTAAATGCTGCAAACGAAATCGCTGTTCAATTATTTTTACAAGATAAGATAAATTTTTTACAAATCGAATCTATTATTGAACGCGTTATGAATGAACACGAAGTTATCACTTATCCAGATCTAGAAGTAATTCAGGCAATAGATAAAGAAACAAGAATAAAAGTTGCTTCTTTTCTAAAGTGA
- the rseP gene encoding RIP metalloprotease RseP, with amino-acid sequence MNTIIAFILMFGLLVFVHEFGHFIFAKKAGMLVRELAIGFGPKVFSIKKKETLYTIRLLPMGGYVRVAGEDPEITELKPGQQIALEFNQAGSVDKIIINKKSKHPTARVIEVEKADLEHELFIEGYDVGEEEKLRFTVDPKADFIMDEVETQIAPFDRQFASKTKRQRFMQLFAGPMMNFLLTIVIFAILGFTQGVPTDEAKLGTIQEDSPAEEAGFEAGDEVIAIDGTQVTMWTEFQTTVRDNPETTLTMTILRENGEEQELVVTPRLVESQDQQFGQLGVRQYMEKSIAKAIPYSIEETYATSILILTSLSQLVTGDFSIDMLAGPVGIYDATDQVVQNGFATFLMWTAMLSVNLGIINLLPLPALDGGRLLFVGIEAVRGKPISPEKEGFVHFVGFALLMLLMIVVTWNDIQRLFL; translated from the coding sequence TTGAACACAATTATTGCATTTATTTTAATGTTCGGCTTACTTGTGTTCGTTCATGAGTTTGGACATTTTATCTTTGCTAAAAAAGCAGGGATGTTAGTAAGAGAACTTGCAATTGGATTTGGTCCAAAAGTCTTTTCGATAAAGAAAAAAGAAACACTATATACGATTCGATTGTTACCTATGGGTGGATATGTTCGTGTGGCTGGTGAAGATCCAGAAATAACGGAATTAAAACCAGGACAGCAAATTGCACTTGAATTTAATCAAGCAGGTTCTGTCGATAAAATTATTATTAATAAAAAATCGAAACATCCAACTGCTCGTGTTATTGAAGTGGAAAAGGCAGATTTAGAACATGAATTATTTATCGAAGGTTATGATGTAGGAGAAGAGGAGAAGTTACGATTTACTGTTGATCCGAAAGCAGATTTTATTATGGATGAAGTCGAGACGCAAATTGCTCCTTTTGATCGTCAATTTGCTTCCAAAACAAAAAGACAACGTTTCATGCAATTATTTGCTGGCCCGATGATGAACTTCCTTCTTACAATTGTAATCTTCGCTATATTAGGGTTTACACAAGGTGTTCCAACAGATGAAGCTAAATTAGGAACTATTCAAGAAGACAGTCCAGCTGAGGAAGCAGGATTTGAAGCTGGTGATGAAGTAATTGCAATTGATGGCACGCAGGTGACAATGTGGACGGAATTTCAAACGACAGTTAGAGATAATCCGGAGACAACGTTAACCATGACGATTTTACGAGAGAATGGTGAAGAACAGGAACTTGTCGTAACACCACGATTGGTAGAATCACAAGATCAACAATTCGGGCAATTGGGAGTTAGGCAGTATATGGAGAAATCAATTGCAAAAGCAATTCCATATAGTATAGAGGAAACATACGCGACTTCCATCTTAATTCTCACTAGTTTGAGCCAACTTGTAACAGGTGATTTTTCAATTGATATGCTTGCTGGACCGGTTGGGATTTATGACGCAACTGATCAGGTTGTACAAAATGGGTTTGCAACCTTCTTAATGTGGACGGCTATGTTAAGTGTTAATCTAGGTATTATCAACTTACTTCCGTTACCAGCATTAGATGGGGGAAGATTATTGTTTGTTGGTATCGAAGCTGTTCGAGGTAAACCAATTTCTCCAGAAAAAGAAGGGTTTGTTCATTTTGTCGGATTTGCTTTACTGATGTTATTAATGATTGTCGTAACATGGAACGATATTCAACGCTTATTTTTATAA
- a CDS encoding proline--tRNA ligase produces MKQSKTLIPTLKEIPADADVTSHQLLLRAGFIRQTASGIYSFLPLGKRVLRKVEDIVREEMDNIGANEMLMPALQPAELWKDTGRWQTFGLELMRINDRHEREFALGATHEEVVTSLIKDEVKSYKKLPLTVYQIQSKFRDEKRPRFGLLRGREFIMKDAYSFHDSYDSLADMYDNMYQAYSTIFTRLGLNFRAVIADSGAMGGKDTHEFMALSEVGEDIIAFSDTSDYAANIEMAEVVDQYEKSNEQALALDKVATPNQKTMQDVADYLEHSLDKGLKALFFKVDESFVLVVTRGDHEVNTIKLKNLYQAATVELATETEAKEILGAGFDSLGPIKVENDDVDIVADYAVRHAVNVTCGANEEGYHYVNVNPERDFSVTKYADIRFVTEGDPSPDGQGVIKFARGIEIGQVFKLGEFYAEKLGASFLNEQGRATTMIMGCYGIGVSRTLAAIVEQYHDEKGITWPKQLTPFQVHLLVLNSKKEEQVTLADELYADLKAKGIEVLYDDRAERAGVKFADSDLIGIPYRISVGKRADEGIVECKTRVNGEQSDQHKDDVIAYIQSLLA; encoded by the coding sequence ATGAAACAAAGTAAAACACTAATACCTACATTAAAAGAAATACCAGCAGACGCAGATGTAACAAGTCATCAATTATTATTGCGAGCAGGCTTTATTCGACAGACTGCATCGGGAATCTATAGTTTTTTACCATTGGGAAAGCGAGTACTTCGAAAGGTAGAAGATATAGTTCGTGAAGAGATGGATAATATTGGGGCAAATGAAATGTTAATGCCAGCTTTACAACCAGCTGAATTATGGAAAGATACTGGCAGATGGCAAACTTTTGGTCTAGAGCTGATGCGAATTAATGATAGACATGAGCGAGAATTTGCATTAGGAGCTACACACGAAGAAGTAGTGACAAGTTTGATTAAAGATGAAGTGAAAAGTTATAAAAAACTGCCACTTACTGTTTATCAAATTCAATCAAAGTTTCGTGATGAAAAAAGACCTCGTTTTGGCTTATTAAGAGGTCGAGAATTTATTATGAAAGATGCTTATTCGTTTCATGATTCATATGATAGTTTAGCTGATATGTATGATAACATGTACCAAGCCTATTCAACTATATTTACAAGATTAGGTTTGAATTTCCGAGCAGTTATAGCAGATTCAGGTGCAATGGGTGGAAAAGATACACATGAGTTTATGGCGTTATCTGAAGTTGGTGAGGATATTATCGCATTCTCAGATACATCTGATTATGCCGCCAATATCGAAATGGCTGAAGTGGTTGATCAATACGAGAAGTCGAATGAGCAAGCTTTAGCATTAGATAAAGTTGCCACACCTAATCAAAAAACAATGCAAGATGTAGCTGATTACCTTGAACATTCATTGGACAAGGGGTTAAAAGCCTTATTTTTCAAAGTTGATGAATCTTTTGTTTTAGTTGTTACAAGAGGGGATCATGAAGTTAATACAATAAAGCTTAAAAATCTTTATCAAGCTGCAACTGTAGAATTAGCAACAGAAACAGAAGCAAAAGAAATATTAGGTGCAGGTTTTGATTCTTTAGGTCCAATAAAAGTTGAAAATGATGACGTGGATATTGTGGCGGATTATGCGGTTCGTCATGCTGTAAATGTGACATGTGGTGCGAATGAAGAAGGCTATCACTATGTGAATGTAAATCCAGAGCGTGACTTTTCTGTAACTAAATATGCAGATATTCGTTTTGTAACAGAAGGGGATCCTTCTCCAGATGGACAAGGTGTAATTAAATTTGCTAGAGGTATTGAAATTGGTCAAGTTTTCAAATTAGGTGAATTTTATGCAGAGAAGCTAGGGGCTAGCTTCTTAAATGAGCAAGGAAGAGCAACTACGATGATTATGGGCTGTTATGGAATTGGTGTTTCTAGAACGTTAGCAGCAATTGTGGAGCAATACCATGATGAAAAAGGGATAACATGGCCAAAACAGCTTACACCTTTTCAAGTACATTTACTTGTCCTAAATAGTAAAAAAGAAGAACAAGTAACGCTTGCTGATGAATTGTATGCTGATTTAAAAGCTAAAGGTATTGAAGTACTTTACGATGACAGAGCTGAACGTGCTGGTGTTAAATTCGCTGACAGTGACCTTATCGGAATCCCTTATCGAATTTCTGTTGGTAAGCGTGCAGATGAAGGTATCGTAGAATGTAAAACACGTGTTAATGGGGAACAGTCAGATCAGCATAAAGATGATGTAATTGCTTATATACAAAGTTTATTAGCATAA